The following is a genomic window from Moorella sp. Hama-1.
CTGCGGGAACGGGTAGCCCAGTTGACCGGCGGCCTGGCCCTGGATCCCGGCCGGTTGGAGATGGAAGCGGCCCTCCTGGCCGACCGGGCCGATATCACCGAAGAAATAGTTCGTCTGGCCAGCCACCTGGAAGGGATGACGGCGGCCATGGCCGGAACGGAGCCGGCCGGGAGGCGATTGGATTTTATCCTGCAGGAGATGTGGCGGGAGATAAATACCATTGGTTCCAAGGCCGGGGATCTGGCTATCAGCCACTTAGTAGTAGCCGTCAAGGGCGAACTGGAAAAGATGCGCGAACAGGTCCAAAATATCGAGTAGCTAAGGAGGGGAAGTTATGGACATCAAGTTGATTAACATTGGCTTTGGCAACATTGTTTCCGCCCGGCGCATAGTAGCCATCGTCAGCCCGGAGTCGGCGCCCATCAAGCGGATCATCCAGGAAGCCCGCGACCGGGGCATGTTAATTGATGCCACTTACGGCCGCCGGACCCGGGCGGTCATTATTACCGACAGCGATCATATTATCCTCTCGGCGGTCCAGCCGGAGACGGTGGCCCACCGTCTCTCTTCCCGGGAACCCCTGGCTGCCGGCGATGAACCCGTAGATTGAACCCACATGAGCAAATGACAACTTAACCCTGGGGGGATTGGCCTTTGCAACAGCTATCAATCGATGAACTGGAAAAACAGGTAGGCAGTAAATACGCCCTGGCAGTCCTGGCGGCCAGGAGGGCGCGCATGTTGACGGAGGCGCAATTCGCCGCCCAGTACCCTAAAGGCACCAAACCGGTGACCATCGCCCTGATGGAGATCGCCGCCGGCAAGATTAAATATGAGTGGGGCAAGAAGAAGGCGTGAGGATCCTCGAGGGTAAAACCATAATTTTAGGTATCAGCGGGGGTATTGCCGCCTATAAGGGGGCGGAACTTTGCCGCCTGCTGGTCCAGGAAGGGGCAGCCGTGCGGGTCATTATGACCCGGGCCGCCCGGGAGTTTATCAATCCCCTGACCTTCAGTACCCTGACCGGTTTCCCGGCCCTGACGGAGATCTTCGGGGTGGACAGTGGTGGGACCCTGACCCATATTGACCTGGCCCGGGCAGCCGACCTTTTTCTGGTCGCCCCGGCCACGGCCA
Proteins encoded in this region:
- the rpoZ gene encoding DNA-directed RNA polymerase subunit omega encodes the protein MQQLSIDELEKQVGSKYALAVLAARRARMLTEAQFAAQYPKGTKPVTIALMEIAAGKIKYEWGKKKA
- the remA gene encoding extracellular matrix/biofilm regulator RemA → MDIKLINIGFGNIVSARRIVAIVSPESAPIKRIIQEARDRGMLIDATYGRRTRAVIITDSDHIILSAVQPETVAHRLSSREPLAAGDEPVD